A region of Liolophura sinensis isolate JHLJ2023 chromosome 8, CUHK_Ljap_v2, whole genome shotgun sequence DNA encodes the following proteins:
- the LOC135472314 gene encoding 3-hydroxy-3-methylglutaryl-coenzyme A reductase-like isoform X1 codes for MKKSNLPNFPSESPNLYEVVVKSLSTGMLSRLFRAHGQFCASHPWEVIIGTITITLCLMSMSMFTGDDRVCGWNYVCPQEQQDVKSSDIIILAITRCLAVMYIYLQFRNLRKLGSKYVLGISGVFTIFSSFVFSTAVVNLLGNDLTGLNEALPFFLLLIDLSKASALARFALSSKSQDEVKDNIARGMAIIGPVITLDALVETLVIGVGTLSGVPQLETMCCFGCLSVIANYLAFMTFYPACLTLVLEMSQGKKQGRPIWQLTQVVEEDEPEPNPVTQRVKVIMSAGLVLVHAHSRWITAAGHGVEAANPLSSLKVAKDIGLQKITPESSLWHFYITRLLSVNVDYTITIGLAAMLAIKYIFFDNDMDSDVLAQSLDRSATKEKGDSKHLSYRPNNPCAPQLACSPMPKAEAKIEPIIEPIIEPKEASPPEYVRKDSVDHHASFMIGDDDSSDEDLSTPKEMESKETQTDFDVHALEPLQPLETEAEPRPLDECVAILKSDDGPKILNDKEIIQLVEKKHIPSYKLESMLENHERGVAIRRKMVSRHLPCMEALEKLPYMNYDYTYVEGACCENVIGYIPVPVGVAGPLLLNGETYQVPMATTEGCLVASTNRGCRAISQSGGATAMVIADGMTRGPVVKFPTAKRASEVKSWLEVPENTDQVKEAFSTTSRFARLQRLQVAQAGRHLFIRFVSTTGDAMGMNMLSKGSEKSLEFLVRVFPDMEIVSLSGNFCTDKKPAAINWVNGRGKSVVCEAVIPENIVRNLLKTSVSALVELNISKNLVGSAVAGSIGGFNAHAANIVTAIYIATGQDPAQNIASSNCLTLMEATGPTHSDLYISCTMPSIELGTVGGGTVLPPQSSCLEMLGVKGACREEPGANARRLATIICATVLAGELSLMSALAAGHLVKSHMKHNRSSLNMAPSLTSMPSIQENVQKEIQPGACTNKAA; via the exons GTGGTCAAGTCACTAAGTACAGGGATGCTGTCTCGCTTGTTCAGGGCCCATGGGCAGTTTTGTGCCTCACATCCCTGGGAGGTCATCATTGGCACCATCACCATTACATTATGTCTGATGTCTATGAGCATGTTCACAGGGGATGATCGTGTCTGTGGCTGGAACTATGTCTGCCCACAGGAACAG caggatGTCAAAAGCTCGGACATTATTATATTGGCCATCACTCGCTGCTTGGctgtcatgtacatttaccttcaGTTTAGAAATCTCAGAAAATTAGgatcaaaatatgttttag gaatatctggtgtcttcacaATATTTTCCAGTTTTGTGTTCAGCACAGCTGTTGTCAACCTACTGGGCAATGACTTGACTGGACTCAA TGAAGCCCTGCCCTTCTTCCTTCTTCTTATTGACCTATCTAAAGCCAGTGCTCTTGCTAGATTTGCCCTCAGCTCTAAATCACAG GATGAGGTGAAGGACAATATAGCAAGGGGAATGGCTATAATAGGCCCTGTGATAACACTGGATGCCCTGGTGGAAACTCTAGTCATTGGTGTAGGAACTCTCTCTG GTGTCCCCCAGTTGGAAACAATGTGTTGTTTTGGGTGTTTGTCTGTGATTGCTAATTACCTGGCCTTCATGACCTTCTACCCAGCATGTTTGACCTTGGTGCTTGAG ATGTCCCAGGGTAAGAAGCAAGGACGTCCCATCTGGCAGCTCACCCAGGTAGTGGAGGAAGATGAGCCAGAACCTAACCCAGTCACGCAGAGGGTCAAGGTCATTATG TCTGCAGGCCTGGTCCTGGTACACGCACATAGCAGATGGATTACTGCAGCTGGTCATGGTGTAGAGGCGGCTAACCCTCTCAGTTCCCTCAAAGTTGCCAAAGACATTGGTCTGCAGAAAATAACACCGGAGTCTTCCCTCTGGCACTTCTATATCACACG CCTGCTCTCGGTGAATGTTGATTACACCATCACTATAGGACTGGCAGCCATGTTAGCCATTAAGTACATCTTTTTTGACAATGACATGGACAGTGATGTGCTTGCCCAGTCTTTGGATCGTTCAGCCACCAAGGAGAAGGGAGACAGCAAGCACCTGTCGTATCGCCCTAACAACCCCTGTGCCCCACAACTTGCCTGTAGCCCCATGCCCAAGG CTGAAGCTAAAATTGAGCCAATTATTGAGCCTATTATTGAGCCGAAGGAGGCCTCACCACCAGAGTATGTGAGGAAAGACTCTGTGGACCATCACGCCTCCTTCATGATCGGAGATGATGACAGCTCCGATGAAGATCTGTCAACACCCAAAGAAATGGAGTCCAAGGAAACCCAGACAGACTTTGATGTGCATGCCCTAGAGCCCCTGCAGCCCTTGGAAACAGAAGCAGAGCCCAGACCACTTGATGAATGTGTGGCCATCCTCAAGTCGGAT gATGGGCCTAAAATATTGAACGACAAAGAAATTATTCAGCTGGTGGAGAAGAAACACATCCCTTCCTACAAGCTGGAGAGTATGTTAGAGAACCACGAGAGGGGCGTGGCTATTCGTCGCAAGATGGTGTCCCGTCACCTGCCCTGTATGGAAGCCCTGGAAAAGCTGCCTTACATGAACTATGATTACACCTAT GTTGAAGGAGCATGTTGTGAGAATGTGATTGGTTACATCCCAGTTCCTGTGGGGGTAGCAGGACCTCTGTTACTAAACGGGGAGACGTACCAGGTGCCAATGGCTACAACAGAGGGCTGTTTGGTGGCCAGTACAAACAGAGGATGTCGTGCCATCTCa cAAAGTGGAGGTGCAACAGCGATGGTGATTGCTGACGGAATGACGAGAGGGCCGGTGGTCAAATTTCCCACTGCTAAAAGAGCGAG CGAAGTCAAAAGTTGGCTTGAGGTGCCAGAAAACACTGACCAGGTCAAGGAAGCTTTCAGCACAACAAGCAG ATTTGCACGATTACAGAGATTACAAGTAGCACAGGCCGGCCGACATCTTTTTATCAGATTTGTGTCTACCACAGGAGATGCCATGGGCATGAATATGTTGTCAAAG GGTTCAGAAAAGTCTCTTGAGTTTTTGGTTCGAGTCTTCCCAGATATGGAAATTGTCAGCCTGAGTGGCAACTTTTGCACAGATAAAAAACCTGCGGCTATCAACTG GGTAAATGGACGAggaaagtctgttgtgtgtGAAGCAGTCATTCCGGAGAACATAGTGCGTAACCTGCTGAAGACTTCAGTCTCTGCCCTAGTTGAGCTGAACATCAGTAAGAACCTTGTGGGCTCAGCAGTAGCCGGCAGTATCGGAGGCTTCAATGCACATGCTGCTAACATCGTCACAGCCATCTACATCGCTACAGGACAG GACCCTGCCCAGAACATAGCCAGTTCTAATTGCCTCACCCTGATGGAAGCCACCGGCCCCACCCACAGTGACTTGTACATCAGCTGTACAATGCCCTCTATAGAACTGGGCACAGTGGGCGGGGGTACCGTCCTCCCACCTCAGTCTTCTTGCCTAGAG atgtTGGGTGTCAAGGGTGCATGTAGAGAAGAACCAGGGGCTAATGCCAGGAGACTAGCCACGATCATCTGTGCTACTGTCCTGGCAGGTGAACTCTCCCTCATGTCCGCTCTGGCCGCGGGTCATCTGGTGAAGAGTCATATGAAGCATAATAG GTCCAGTTTAAACATGGCTCCAAGTTTAACCAGCATGCCAAGTATACAGGAAAACGTACAGAAAGAGATTCAGCCAGGAGCCTGTACCAACAAAGCAGCTTAA
- the LOC135472314 gene encoding 3-hydroxy-3-methylglutaryl-coenzyme A reductase-like isoform X2, giving the protein MKKSNLPNFPSESPNLYEVVVKSLSTGMLSRLFRAHGQFCASHPWEVIIGTITITLCLMSMSMFTGDDRVCGWNYVCPQEQDVKSSDIIILAITRCLAVMYIYLQFRNLRKLGSKYVLGISGVFTIFSSFVFSTAVVNLLGNDLTGLNEALPFFLLLIDLSKASALARFALSSKSQDEVKDNIARGMAIIGPVITLDALVETLVIGVGTLSGVPQLETMCCFGCLSVIANYLAFMTFYPACLTLVLEMSQGKKQGRPIWQLTQVVEEDEPEPNPVTQRVKVIMSAGLVLVHAHSRWITAAGHGVEAANPLSSLKVAKDIGLQKITPESSLWHFYITRLLSVNVDYTITIGLAAMLAIKYIFFDNDMDSDVLAQSLDRSATKEKGDSKHLSYRPNNPCAPQLACSPMPKAEAKIEPIIEPIIEPKEASPPEYVRKDSVDHHASFMIGDDDSSDEDLSTPKEMESKETQTDFDVHALEPLQPLETEAEPRPLDECVAILKSDDGPKILNDKEIIQLVEKKHIPSYKLESMLENHERGVAIRRKMVSRHLPCMEALEKLPYMNYDYTYVEGACCENVIGYIPVPVGVAGPLLLNGETYQVPMATTEGCLVASTNRGCRAISQSGGATAMVIADGMTRGPVVKFPTAKRASEVKSWLEVPENTDQVKEAFSTTSRFARLQRLQVAQAGRHLFIRFVSTTGDAMGMNMLSKGSEKSLEFLVRVFPDMEIVSLSGNFCTDKKPAAINWVNGRGKSVVCEAVIPENIVRNLLKTSVSALVELNISKNLVGSAVAGSIGGFNAHAANIVTAIYIATGQDPAQNIASSNCLTLMEATGPTHSDLYISCTMPSIELGTVGGGTVLPPQSSCLEMLGVKGACREEPGANARRLATIICATVLAGELSLMSALAAGHLVKSHMKHNRSSLNMAPSLTSMPSIQENVQKEIQPGACTNKAA; this is encoded by the exons GTGGTCAAGTCACTAAGTACAGGGATGCTGTCTCGCTTGTTCAGGGCCCATGGGCAGTTTTGTGCCTCACATCCCTGGGAGGTCATCATTGGCACCATCACCATTACATTATGTCTGATGTCTATGAGCATGTTCACAGGGGATGATCGTGTCTGTGGCTGGAACTATGTCTGCCCACAGGAACAG gatGTCAAAAGCTCGGACATTATTATATTGGCCATCACTCGCTGCTTGGctgtcatgtacatttaccttcaGTTTAGAAATCTCAGAAAATTAGgatcaaaatatgttttag gaatatctggtgtcttcacaATATTTTCCAGTTTTGTGTTCAGCACAGCTGTTGTCAACCTACTGGGCAATGACTTGACTGGACTCAA TGAAGCCCTGCCCTTCTTCCTTCTTCTTATTGACCTATCTAAAGCCAGTGCTCTTGCTAGATTTGCCCTCAGCTCTAAATCACAG GATGAGGTGAAGGACAATATAGCAAGGGGAATGGCTATAATAGGCCCTGTGATAACACTGGATGCCCTGGTGGAAACTCTAGTCATTGGTGTAGGAACTCTCTCTG GTGTCCCCCAGTTGGAAACAATGTGTTGTTTTGGGTGTTTGTCTGTGATTGCTAATTACCTGGCCTTCATGACCTTCTACCCAGCATGTTTGACCTTGGTGCTTGAG ATGTCCCAGGGTAAGAAGCAAGGACGTCCCATCTGGCAGCTCACCCAGGTAGTGGAGGAAGATGAGCCAGAACCTAACCCAGTCACGCAGAGGGTCAAGGTCATTATG TCTGCAGGCCTGGTCCTGGTACACGCACATAGCAGATGGATTACTGCAGCTGGTCATGGTGTAGAGGCGGCTAACCCTCTCAGTTCCCTCAAAGTTGCCAAAGACATTGGTCTGCAGAAAATAACACCGGAGTCTTCCCTCTGGCACTTCTATATCACACG CCTGCTCTCGGTGAATGTTGATTACACCATCACTATAGGACTGGCAGCCATGTTAGCCATTAAGTACATCTTTTTTGACAATGACATGGACAGTGATGTGCTTGCCCAGTCTTTGGATCGTTCAGCCACCAAGGAGAAGGGAGACAGCAAGCACCTGTCGTATCGCCCTAACAACCCCTGTGCCCCACAACTTGCCTGTAGCCCCATGCCCAAGG CTGAAGCTAAAATTGAGCCAATTATTGAGCCTATTATTGAGCCGAAGGAGGCCTCACCACCAGAGTATGTGAGGAAAGACTCTGTGGACCATCACGCCTCCTTCATGATCGGAGATGATGACAGCTCCGATGAAGATCTGTCAACACCCAAAGAAATGGAGTCCAAGGAAACCCAGACAGACTTTGATGTGCATGCCCTAGAGCCCCTGCAGCCCTTGGAAACAGAAGCAGAGCCCAGACCACTTGATGAATGTGTGGCCATCCTCAAGTCGGAT gATGGGCCTAAAATATTGAACGACAAAGAAATTATTCAGCTGGTGGAGAAGAAACACATCCCTTCCTACAAGCTGGAGAGTATGTTAGAGAACCACGAGAGGGGCGTGGCTATTCGTCGCAAGATGGTGTCCCGTCACCTGCCCTGTATGGAAGCCCTGGAAAAGCTGCCTTACATGAACTATGATTACACCTAT GTTGAAGGAGCATGTTGTGAGAATGTGATTGGTTACATCCCAGTTCCTGTGGGGGTAGCAGGACCTCTGTTACTAAACGGGGAGACGTACCAGGTGCCAATGGCTACAACAGAGGGCTGTTTGGTGGCCAGTACAAACAGAGGATGTCGTGCCATCTCa cAAAGTGGAGGTGCAACAGCGATGGTGATTGCTGACGGAATGACGAGAGGGCCGGTGGTCAAATTTCCCACTGCTAAAAGAGCGAG CGAAGTCAAAAGTTGGCTTGAGGTGCCAGAAAACACTGACCAGGTCAAGGAAGCTTTCAGCACAACAAGCAG ATTTGCACGATTACAGAGATTACAAGTAGCACAGGCCGGCCGACATCTTTTTATCAGATTTGTGTCTACCACAGGAGATGCCATGGGCATGAATATGTTGTCAAAG GGTTCAGAAAAGTCTCTTGAGTTTTTGGTTCGAGTCTTCCCAGATATGGAAATTGTCAGCCTGAGTGGCAACTTTTGCACAGATAAAAAACCTGCGGCTATCAACTG GGTAAATGGACGAggaaagtctgttgtgtgtGAAGCAGTCATTCCGGAGAACATAGTGCGTAACCTGCTGAAGACTTCAGTCTCTGCCCTAGTTGAGCTGAACATCAGTAAGAACCTTGTGGGCTCAGCAGTAGCCGGCAGTATCGGAGGCTTCAATGCACATGCTGCTAACATCGTCACAGCCATCTACATCGCTACAGGACAG GACCCTGCCCAGAACATAGCCAGTTCTAATTGCCTCACCCTGATGGAAGCCACCGGCCCCACCCACAGTGACTTGTACATCAGCTGTACAATGCCCTCTATAGAACTGGGCACAGTGGGCGGGGGTACCGTCCTCCCACCTCAGTCTTCTTGCCTAGAG atgtTGGGTGTCAAGGGTGCATGTAGAGAAGAACCAGGGGCTAATGCCAGGAGACTAGCCACGATCATCTGTGCTACTGTCCTGGCAGGTGAACTCTCCCTCATGTCCGCTCTGGCCGCGGGTCATCTGGTGAAGAGTCATATGAAGCATAATAG GTCCAGTTTAAACATGGCTCCAAGTTTAACCAGCATGCCAAGTATACAGGAAAACGTACAGAAAGAGATTCAGCCAGGAGCCTGTACCAACAAAGCAGCTTAA
- the LOC135472314 gene encoding 3-hydroxy-3-methylglutaryl-coenzyme A reductase-like isoform X3, which yields MLSRLFRAHGQFCASHPWEVIIGTITITLCLMSMSMFTGDDRVCGWNYVCPQEQQDVKSSDIIILAITRCLAVMYIYLQFRNLRKLGSKYVLGISGVFTIFSSFVFSTAVVNLLGNDLTGLNEALPFFLLLIDLSKASALARFALSSKSQDEVKDNIARGMAIIGPVITLDALVETLVIGVGTLSGVPQLETMCCFGCLSVIANYLAFMTFYPACLTLVLEMSQGKKQGRPIWQLTQVVEEDEPEPNPVTQRVKVIMSAGLVLVHAHSRWITAAGHGVEAANPLSSLKVAKDIGLQKITPESSLWHFYITRLLSVNVDYTITIGLAAMLAIKYIFFDNDMDSDVLAQSLDRSATKEKGDSKHLSYRPNNPCAPQLACSPMPKAEAKIEPIIEPIIEPKEASPPEYVRKDSVDHHASFMIGDDDSSDEDLSTPKEMESKETQTDFDVHALEPLQPLETEAEPRPLDECVAILKSDDGPKILNDKEIIQLVEKKHIPSYKLESMLENHERGVAIRRKMVSRHLPCMEALEKLPYMNYDYTYVEGACCENVIGYIPVPVGVAGPLLLNGETYQVPMATTEGCLVASTNRGCRAISQSGGATAMVIADGMTRGPVVKFPTAKRASEVKSWLEVPENTDQVKEAFSTTSRFARLQRLQVAQAGRHLFIRFVSTTGDAMGMNMLSKGSEKSLEFLVRVFPDMEIVSLSGNFCTDKKPAAINWVNGRGKSVVCEAVIPENIVRNLLKTSVSALVELNISKNLVGSAVAGSIGGFNAHAANIVTAIYIATGQDPAQNIASSNCLTLMEATGPTHSDLYISCTMPSIELGTVGGGTVLPPQSSCLEMLGVKGACREEPGANARRLATIICATVLAGELSLMSALAAGHLVKSHMKHNRSSLNMAPSLTSMPSIQENVQKEIQPGACTNKAA from the exons ATGCTGTCTCGCTTGTTCAGGGCCCATGGGCAGTTTTGTGCCTCACATCCCTGGGAGGTCATCATTGGCACCATCACCATTACATTATGTCTGATGTCTATGAGCATGTTCACAGGGGATGATCGTGTCTGTGGCTGGAACTATGTCTGCCCACAGGAACAG caggatGTCAAAAGCTCGGACATTATTATATTGGCCATCACTCGCTGCTTGGctgtcatgtacatttaccttcaGTTTAGAAATCTCAGAAAATTAGgatcaaaatatgttttag gaatatctggtgtcttcacaATATTTTCCAGTTTTGTGTTCAGCACAGCTGTTGTCAACCTACTGGGCAATGACTTGACTGGACTCAA TGAAGCCCTGCCCTTCTTCCTTCTTCTTATTGACCTATCTAAAGCCAGTGCTCTTGCTAGATTTGCCCTCAGCTCTAAATCACAG GATGAGGTGAAGGACAATATAGCAAGGGGAATGGCTATAATAGGCCCTGTGATAACACTGGATGCCCTGGTGGAAACTCTAGTCATTGGTGTAGGAACTCTCTCTG GTGTCCCCCAGTTGGAAACAATGTGTTGTTTTGGGTGTTTGTCTGTGATTGCTAATTACCTGGCCTTCATGACCTTCTACCCAGCATGTTTGACCTTGGTGCTTGAG ATGTCCCAGGGTAAGAAGCAAGGACGTCCCATCTGGCAGCTCACCCAGGTAGTGGAGGAAGATGAGCCAGAACCTAACCCAGTCACGCAGAGGGTCAAGGTCATTATG TCTGCAGGCCTGGTCCTGGTACACGCACATAGCAGATGGATTACTGCAGCTGGTCATGGTGTAGAGGCGGCTAACCCTCTCAGTTCCCTCAAAGTTGCCAAAGACATTGGTCTGCAGAAAATAACACCGGAGTCTTCCCTCTGGCACTTCTATATCACACG CCTGCTCTCGGTGAATGTTGATTACACCATCACTATAGGACTGGCAGCCATGTTAGCCATTAAGTACATCTTTTTTGACAATGACATGGACAGTGATGTGCTTGCCCAGTCTTTGGATCGTTCAGCCACCAAGGAGAAGGGAGACAGCAAGCACCTGTCGTATCGCCCTAACAACCCCTGTGCCCCACAACTTGCCTGTAGCCCCATGCCCAAGG CTGAAGCTAAAATTGAGCCAATTATTGAGCCTATTATTGAGCCGAAGGAGGCCTCACCACCAGAGTATGTGAGGAAAGACTCTGTGGACCATCACGCCTCCTTCATGATCGGAGATGATGACAGCTCCGATGAAGATCTGTCAACACCCAAAGAAATGGAGTCCAAGGAAACCCAGACAGACTTTGATGTGCATGCCCTAGAGCCCCTGCAGCCCTTGGAAACAGAAGCAGAGCCCAGACCACTTGATGAATGTGTGGCCATCCTCAAGTCGGAT gATGGGCCTAAAATATTGAACGACAAAGAAATTATTCAGCTGGTGGAGAAGAAACACATCCCTTCCTACAAGCTGGAGAGTATGTTAGAGAACCACGAGAGGGGCGTGGCTATTCGTCGCAAGATGGTGTCCCGTCACCTGCCCTGTATGGAAGCCCTGGAAAAGCTGCCTTACATGAACTATGATTACACCTAT GTTGAAGGAGCATGTTGTGAGAATGTGATTGGTTACATCCCAGTTCCTGTGGGGGTAGCAGGACCTCTGTTACTAAACGGGGAGACGTACCAGGTGCCAATGGCTACAACAGAGGGCTGTTTGGTGGCCAGTACAAACAGAGGATGTCGTGCCATCTCa cAAAGTGGAGGTGCAACAGCGATGGTGATTGCTGACGGAATGACGAGAGGGCCGGTGGTCAAATTTCCCACTGCTAAAAGAGCGAG CGAAGTCAAAAGTTGGCTTGAGGTGCCAGAAAACACTGACCAGGTCAAGGAAGCTTTCAGCACAACAAGCAG ATTTGCACGATTACAGAGATTACAAGTAGCACAGGCCGGCCGACATCTTTTTATCAGATTTGTGTCTACCACAGGAGATGCCATGGGCATGAATATGTTGTCAAAG GGTTCAGAAAAGTCTCTTGAGTTTTTGGTTCGAGTCTTCCCAGATATGGAAATTGTCAGCCTGAGTGGCAACTTTTGCACAGATAAAAAACCTGCGGCTATCAACTG GGTAAATGGACGAggaaagtctgttgtgtgtGAAGCAGTCATTCCGGAGAACATAGTGCGTAACCTGCTGAAGACTTCAGTCTCTGCCCTAGTTGAGCTGAACATCAGTAAGAACCTTGTGGGCTCAGCAGTAGCCGGCAGTATCGGAGGCTTCAATGCACATGCTGCTAACATCGTCACAGCCATCTACATCGCTACAGGACAG GACCCTGCCCAGAACATAGCCAGTTCTAATTGCCTCACCCTGATGGAAGCCACCGGCCCCACCCACAGTGACTTGTACATCAGCTGTACAATGCCCTCTATAGAACTGGGCACAGTGGGCGGGGGTACCGTCCTCCCACCTCAGTCTTCTTGCCTAGAG atgtTGGGTGTCAAGGGTGCATGTAGAGAAGAACCAGGGGCTAATGCCAGGAGACTAGCCACGATCATCTGTGCTACTGTCCTGGCAGGTGAACTCTCCCTCATGTCCGCTCTGGCCGCGGGTCATCTGGTGAAGAGTCATATGAAGCATAATAG GTCCAGTTTAAACATGGCTCCAAGTTTAACCAGCATGCCAAGTATACAGGAAAACGTACAGAAAGAGATTCAGCCAGGAGCCTGTACCAACAAAGCAGCTTAA
- the LOC135472673 gene encoding LOW QUALITY PROTEIN: protein disulfide-isomerase A3-like (The sequence of the model RefSeq protein was modified relative to this genomic sequence to represent the inferred CDS: inserted 1 base in 1 codon) yields MRCIAYLMSIIGLTFASEVIDLTENFEDVIDDHELILVEFFAPWCGHCKKLAPEYDIASDMLQQNDPPVPLAKVDCTAEGGKDVCSKHGVSGYPTLKIFRDGEFAEDYNGPRDAEGIVKVMKSKAGPSARLLESVEDAKKFLESDEYGIIGFFKDAESELATTFKKXADSLSTDYNFAITTDKKVMDKYGYSDEIVLFQPKIYHNKFEDAEQKYTDGAKLSKLKNWISSSVVGLCGFRTPGNAENFKKPLVTIYFDVNFKLNPKGSNYWRNRAMKVGKKLREAGKTVYFSVSNVDSFSHELAEFGLKAADQPVVAIRDEKDQKFPMKEKLSLDTLEAFVNDFLDGKLKPYLKSEPVPESNDEPVKVVVAENFDEIVNDENKDVLIEFYAPWCGHCKSLAPKYDELAEKLKDEPEITIAKMDATANDVPKQYEVRGFPTIYYAPKGNKNSPQTYQGGREVDDFLKFLAKEATNELKGYNRSGKSKGGKKKKKTEL; encoded by the exons ATGCGTTGTATTGCGTATTTAATGTCCATCATCGGGCTAACCTTTGCCAGTGAGGTGATCGACTTAACGGAGAATTTTGAAGATGTCATAGACGACCATGAACTTATTCTCGTGGAATTTTTCGCACCATG gtgTGGCCATTGTAAAAAGTTAGCTCCAGAATATGACATAGCCTCAGACATGCTTCAGCAAAATGACCCCCCAGTGCCCTTAGCTAAG GTTGACTGCACAGCAGAGGGTGGGAAGGATGTCTGCAGTAAACATGGAGTCAGTGGCTACCCAACACTGAAGATATTCAGAGATGGAGAGTTTGCAGAAGACTACAATGGCCCCAGGGATGCTG AGGGAATCGTCAAAGTGATGAAGTCCAAGGCTGGTCCGAGTGCCAGACTGCTGGAATCTGTGGAAGATGCCAAGAAATTTTTGGAATCTGATGAGTATGGAATTATTG GTTTCTTTAAGGACGCTGAAAGTGAACTTGCCACAACATTTAAGA CAGCTGATTCACTCAGTACAGATTACAACTTTGCCATCACAACGGATAAAAAAGTTATGGACAAATATGGATATTCAGA tGAAATTGTACTTTTCCAGCCTAAAATTTATCACAACAAGTTTGAGGACGCAGAACAGAAATACACAGATGGTGCTAAACTGAGTAAACTGAAGAATTGGATCTCATCTTCTGT GGTGGGCCTGTGTGGATTCAGAACTCCGGGTAATGCAGAGAATTTCAAAAAGCCCTTAGTGACCATCTACTTTGATGTGAACTTCAAACTGAACCCCAAAGGTTCCAACTATTGGAGAAACAG GGCTATGAAAGTGGGAAAGAAACTGAGGGAAGCTGGAAAAACTGTCTACTTCAGCGTCTCTAATGTAGATTCTTTCTCCCACGAGCTGGCTGAGTTTGGATTGAAAGCTGCCGACCAACCAGTGGTTGCTATCAGGGACGAGAAGGATCAAAAATTTCccatgaaagagaaactttc ACTGGACACCTTAGAAGCTTTTGTTAATGATTTCCTGGATGGAAAATTGAAACCTTACTTGAAATCTGAGCCTGTACCAGAGTCAAATGACGAGCCAGTCAAG gTGGTTGTAGCAGAAAATTTTGATGAGATCGTCAATGATGAAAACAAAGATGTTTTGATAGAATTTTACGCTCCTTGGTGTGGACATTGCAAATCTTTAGCTCCAAAATATGACGAGTTAGCGGAAAAG ctcaAGGATGAGCCAGAAATTACTATTGCTAAGATGGATGCCACAGCAAATGATGTTCCTAAACAGTATGAAGTGAGAGG cTTCCCCACCATTTATTATGCTCctaaaggaaataaaaatagCCCCCAAACCTACCAG GGTGGACGCGaggtggatgatttccttaaaTTTTTGGCTAAGGAAGCAACAAATGAACTGAAAGGGTACAACAGATCTGGAAAGTCGAAAGGCggcaagaagaaaaagaagacagaattataa